A stretch of DNA from Acidobacteriota bacterium:
CGAACACGCTGACCATTCCTTCACACGTTCGTATGAAGATGTCCGATATCAGTAAACGCTTTAGCGCGTGATGCAGAGCGCGGAATTGCGCGAGAAGATTGATCGACCTCACTTCGGCGGCCGCGACTCTCACATTGTACAGCCGCCGCTGTGCGAAGATCGCAGTCAACGCAAGGGCTGCGGTAATCAGCAGCGAGGTCCGAATGCCTCGCAACAGGCCGAGCTTCGCAATCAGGAGTCCGCCGATCGCAGGCGAAAGCATCACCGGCAGGCGCTTGAGGATCGCCTGAACGGTGAAGCCCATCGCCCGGCGCTCGCGTGGGAGCCGCTCAGCGATCATTGCGAACATCGCCGGTGAAGCCATGCTCGCCCACGCCATCGAGAATACCAGTCCGGCAAAAACAAATGGCCAGCTTGGACTCAAAGCGTAGATCAAGTAACCGGCAGCGGCGAGACCGGCGAACAGAACCAGCGCTCGGCGGCTGCCGATGCGATCAGAAATGGCGCCGCCTGGATACTGATAGATCGCGTCGAGGAAGTCGCGCGCCGTTCCGAACAGTCCAATGACGGCGGCGCTTGCGCCGAGGACTTCGAGGTATTTCGGCAGGAAGCTTTTCCAGAGCTCTTCTCCGGCGCCAAGCAGGAAGACGGCGAGCGACATCACCACGACGTTTCGTTCCAACCCAAGCGCGTCGCGCAACCGGCCCACGGGTGTTCTCGCTTGGCCGGGCGACTGCCGATTTTCGCTAGTCATGAACTAGTGATTATCCACGAAGGACACGAAGGCCACGAGGCAATCTGTGTTTGGTTTGCCTCAGAGGCGAGAGATGCTGAACTCAAGCCTTCGAGTCGAACAATGATCGGAATCAAGTCCCGCAGGGATTCCTCAGTAAAGCCGCGAGTTAGTCCGCCAGGGAGTTACCGGGTCTGCTTCGTGCCCTTCAGCTCCTTGTACATATCTTCAACGTTGGACTGAGCGAAATTCTGAAACGCGAGGGCCTTGTATTTGTCGGGTAGCTTCAACTGTTCCTTCGCCTGTTCGATCGTCAAGCCGTCGGCGATCGCCTTCTTGACCCGGCTCCGCAGATCATCGAGATAGTCTCTGAAGTCGCGCATGTCGGCTGCTGTCGCCACGTCGCCGTGCCCGGGCACGAACTTCGCACTCGAGTGATTGCTGAGAATCTTGTCGAGCGAAGGCACCCAATCATTCACTGTTGCGTCGACCAGGTTTGGAAGCGTCTTTGACCAACCCATGTCCCCGGTGAACATCACGTTAGCATCGGGCACGAAGACCAACACGTCGCCTCCGGTGTGCCCTGGCAGACTAAACAGCACGACTTCACGAGTGCCCAGATACAAATGCATAGCGCCGGCGCTGAATGTCACCGATGGATTGGTGAGTTTGATCTGAAGCATCGCGTCGAGCCGGCGCAATTGCCGCTCAAGTTGTGCGCGTTTGTCTTTCTGATCTTCCGGAGTCTCACCGAGTTGTTTAGCCGCATCCGCTCTTCGTTTTTGCAGCTCATCTGGAAGAGGAAGAAAGCGCCGGTTCTTTGTCGTCTGCCACTGCATAAGGTTGTCGTGCGCGATGATGGGAATGTTGCGCGCAGCAAGTATCTGATTACCGCCGGTATGATCGAGATGGTAGTGAGTGTTGACCGCGTACTTGATTGGCTGCTTGGTTTGGGCTTCGATCGCCCCT
This window harbors:
- a CDS encoding MFS transporter; translation: MTSENRQSPGQARTPVGRLRDALGLERNVVVMSLAVFLLGAGEELWKSFLPKYLEVLGASAAVIGLFGTARDFLDAIYQYPGGAISDRIGSRRALVLFAGLAAAGYLIYALSPSWPFVFAGLVFSMAWASMASPAMFAMIAERLPRERRAMGFTVQAILKRLPVMLSPAIGGLLIAKLGLLRGIRTSLLITAALALTAIFAQRRLYNVRVAAAEVRSINLLAQFRALHHALKRLLISDIFIRTCEGMVSVFVVLYATNVIGVTSVQFGVLVGIQMATSIAAYLPAAKLADRYGRKPFVVATFICFSIFPLAVALSQSFAALVAAFVIGGLRELGEPARKAMIVDLADPTRRGRTVGLYYLTRSLSITPASVIGGFLWKIDPTIPFFVACAIGLAGTLIFVLTVERRYAS
- a CDS encoding MBL fold metallo-hydrolase — protein: MRRTSVTTTIRLVLVGFGILGAGGMARPSTPRAEDNFELVKVAEGVFAGIAKPGGLASGNAGFIVGDGGVLVVDTFFTPIAVEELIGAIEAQTKQPIKYAVNTHYHLDHTGGNQILAARNIPIIAHDNLMQWQTTKNRRFLPLPDELQKRRADAAKQLGETPEDQKDKRAQLERQLRRLDAMLQIKLTNPSVTFSAGAMHLYLGTREVVLFSLPGHTGGDVLVFVPDANVMFTGDMGWSKTLPNLVDATVNDWVPSLDKILSNHSSAKFVPGHGDVATAADMRDFRDYLDDLRSRVKKAIADGLTIEQAKEQLKLPDKYKALAFQNFAQSNVEDMYKELKGTKQTR